One segment of Rhodopirellula baltica SH 1 DNA contains the following:
- a CDS encoding IS3-like element ISRba6 family transposase (programmed frameshift), producing MDKRRTFSREYKLAAVKKVIEQGLSYTAVAKDLGIGDSLIRKWKKSFDEDGTFQAEVVGSQSIEAELRRLREENRQLKMERDIFKKSDGILRQRKSLRLKFIGECRDRWPIAVLCRTLEVTRAAYYRFAGRGPTATEIKQTQIIQAVKEIRLEKHHDAYGSPRMQRAIVKRGVVCCRNTVAKCMRHAGIQANRRTKFRISTTDSNHDQPIASNLLGQNFTTEAINRVWLTDITYIPTQEGSTYLCAFVDLHSRKIVSWKTSRNMDSELVVGAFDQALTFRKPNAGLIVHSDRGSQFASDHFRRRLAASGLVQSMSRRGNCYDNAPMESFFKSYKTEEAQQIYDTHEHATRGVSDYIERFYNPHRLHSSLGYLSPIDFEQAIKEPSLVSES from the exons ATGGACAAACGTCGAACATTTAGCCGCGAATACAAGCTGGCCGCAGTCAAGAAAGTCATCGAACAAGGCTTGTCGTACACCGCTGTCGCTAAAGACTTGGGGATCGGGGACAGCTTGATTCGCAAGTGGAAGAAGTCTTTTGACGAAGACGGAACATTCCAGGCCGAAGTAGTTGGTAGCCAATCCATTGAAGCCGAGCTGAGACGACTTCGCGAAGAGAATCGTCAACTCAAGATGGAACGCGACATTT TTAAAAAAAGCGACGGCATTCTTCGCCAAAGAAAGTCACTGAGGTTGAAGTTCATTGGAGAGTGCCGCGATCGCTGGCCGATCGCAGTGCTCTGCCGAACCCTCGAAGTCACTCGCGCCGCTTATTACCGATTCGCCGGTCGCGGTCCCACAGCCACCGAGATCAAGCAAACCCAAATCATTCAAGCCGTCAAGGAAATCCGACTGGAAAAACATCACGATGCGTATGGAAGCCCGCGAATGCAACGAGCAATAGTCAAACGCGGTGTGGTGTGCTGCCGAAATACCGTCGCCAAATGCATGCGTCATGCGGGAATACAAGCCAATCGCCGCACCAAATTCAGAATATCGACCACTGACTCCAATCATGATCAGCCCATCGCCTCAAATTTGCTTGGCCAAAACTTCACGACCGAGGCAATCAATCGCGTCTGGCTAACGGACATCACCTACATCCCAACCCAAGAAGGCTCCACTTACCTCTGTGCATTCGTTGACCTGCATTCCCGCAAGATTGTCAGCTGGAAAACGAGCCGGAACATGGATTCGGAATTGGTGGTCGGGGCATTCGATCAAGCACTTACTTTTCGCAAGCCAAACGCGGGCCTGATCGTTCACAGCGATCGTGGCTCCCAATTCGCGAGCGATCATTTCCGCAGACGCCTGGCAGCCAGTGGGCTAGTTCAAAGCATGAGCCGTCGCGGGAACTGCTACGACAACGCACCGATGGAATCGTTCTTCAAGAGTTACAAAACCGAGGAAGCACAGCAGATTTACGACACGCACGAACACGCCACACGCGGCGTATCTGACTACATCGAACGATTTTACAACCCTCATCGCTTGCACTCGTCGCTGGGCTACCTCAGTCCAATCGATTTCGAGCAAGCGATCAAAGAACCGTCACTCGTAAGTGAGTCCTGA
- a CDS encoding PEP-CTERM sorting domain-containing protein, with protein sequence MNRWSMLLIGWLAVCFGASQAFWTATEASAAVVTTQEAGVDLIFRQESFGSSPIDIRFGEIVTIADSGLLNFDSEADYFSLFDYARDTVGDLNSHLNVFYTDQISWCGGDIPAAVGCGAVNGPVLIVESDFAAGAFGAELIAHEIGHNLNLGHTGGEGLMGPRLNNDTTLTAGEVETIFESRFVQADLDGSRFIQVTPYLIQASAVPEPGAAGMLVAGLAAGMGWRRRGSRAVK encoded by the coding sequence ATGAATCGTTGGTCAATGCTGTTGATTGGTTGGTTGGCGGTTTGTTTCGGCGCGAGCCAAGCATTCTGGACTGCGACGGAAGCATCCGCCGCGGTGGTGACGACTCAGGAGGCTGGGGTGGATTTGATCTTCCGCCAAGAGTCTTTCGGGAGCAGCCCGATCGACATTCGGTTTGGCGAGATCGTGACGATCGCGGATTCGGGGTTGCTGAACTTTGATTCGGAAGCGGATTACTTTTCGCTGTTCGATTACGCTCGCGATACCGTGGGCGATCTCAATTCGCATTTGAATGTTTTCTACACCGACCAAATCTCTTGGTGTGGCGGTGATATCCCAGCGGCGGTGGGTTGTGGGGCGGTCAATGGTCCGGTCTTGATTGTCGAATCGGACTTTGCTGCGGGAGCGTTCGGAGCCGAGTTGATTGCTCATGAGATCGGCCATAACCTCAATCTGGGGCACACGGGTGGCGAGGGTTTGATGGGACCGCGGCTGAACAACGACACCACGTTGACGGCGGGCGAGGTCGAAACCATCTTTGAAAGTCGGTTTGTGCAAGCGGATCTGGATGGCTCAAGATTCATTCAAGTGACACCGTATCTGATCCAGGCGTCCGCAGTTCCCGAGCCCGGAGCGGCTGGAATGCTGGTGGCAGGGCTGGCCGCTGGCATGGGGTGGCGGCGACGTGGATCTCGCGCGGTGAAGTGA
- a CDS encoding PEP-CTERM sorting domain-containing protein (PEP-CTERM proteins occur, often in large numbers, in the proteomes of bacteria that also encode an exosortase, a predicted intramembrane cysteine proteinase. The presence of a PEP-CTERM domain at a protein's C-terminus predicts cleavage within the sorting domain, followed by covalent anchoring to some some component of the (usually Gram-negative) cell surface. Many PEP-CTERM proteins exhibit an unusual sequence composition that includes large numbers of potential glycosylation sites. Expression of one such protein has been shown restore the ability of a bacterium to form floc, a type of biofilm.), translating to MPCSTQAAIVFDIVDDDITPGETAVLAVTVTLTDGDTLDSYNLPLDIGNDGYNLPTGVTGFSFVDVNPINTVTLSGTGPLASPPFTQNYDGIANDVTGGTISDSRTLFNILVTTDGTFTGPVPLSFTFGNFPVQFNVDSPTAGSFTAPGGALSVTGGQITVTAVPEPTSFAICGLVCAGVAARRRRKSKKNKSQAV from the coding sequence ATGCCGTGTTCTACGCAGGCAGCTATCGTCTTCGACATTGTTGATGATGACATCACACCGGGCGAAACGGCGGTTTTGGCAGTGACGGTGACGTTGACCGATGGAGACACGCTAGATTCATACAATTTGCCATTGGACATTGGCAATGATGGCTATAACCTTCCAACGGGAGTGACTGGCTTTTCTTTCGTCGACGTGAATCCGATCAATACGGTCACTCTGAGTGGTACGGGACCTCTGGCTTCACCGCCGTTTACCCAGAACTACGACGGGATCGCCAATGATGTTACTGGTGGAACGATCAGTGACTCGCGAACACTTTTCAATATTCTTGTGACGACTGATGGGACATTCACGGGACCGGTTCCATTGTCGTTCACTTTCGGAAACTTTCCTGTTCAGTTCAATGTTGACTCGCCTACTGCGGGTTCCTTCACTGCACCCGGTGGAGCACTCTCCGTCACTGGTGGCCAAATAACGGTGACAGCCGTCCCGGAGCCGACTTCATTCGCGATTTGCGGTTTGGTTTGTGCTGGCGTGGCAGCACGCCGGCGTCGCAAGTCGAAGAAGAACAAGTCGCAGGCTGTTTGA
- a CDS encoding PEP-CTERM sorting domain-containing protein, with protein MRVLYAIALLLWTTSSASAALVIDIDYTGPAQYQSAFTNAANTWESLLVGYQDGVVQAPLGSSYSVGQTVSTVFVTANLAVDDGVGGTLGSAGPTAFALDESGFWLATDSDMTFDSDDIDVLFNNGSLDSLILHELGHSLGFGTLWGFNGVTNLTGDEFIGAEATAIWQSEFGQSGTPDIETEGGPGTAGGHWNENLDGSGLTGITDSLGRDMRDELMTGWLNPNSFISELTLASFRDIGFTTASATAVPEPGTGGMLIAGLAAGMGWRRRRSRAVM; from the coding sequence ATGCGAGTCTTGTACGCGATTGCCTTGCTGCTTTGGACAACGAGCTCCGCCTCAGCGGCCCTTGTCATTGACATCGATTACACCGGCCCGGCGCAGTATCAATCTGCATTCACCAATGCTGCGAACACTTGGGAATCCCTTCTGGTCGGATATCAGGATGGAGTCGTGCAGGCCCCTTTAGGCAGCAGCTACAGCGTGGGACAAACCGTCTCGACAGTTTTCGTGACGGCAAATCTTGCTGTGGACGATGGTGTTGGCGGAACCCTCGGGTCGGCGGGGCCGACCGCATTCGCACTCGATGAATCGGGCTTCTGGTTGGCGACCGACAGTGACATGACGTTTGATTCCGATGACATTGACGTTCTCTTCAACAATGGTTCATTGGATTCCCTGATTCTACATGAGTTGGGTCATTCTCTCGGCTTTGGCACGTTGTGGGGGTTCAATGGAGTCACCAATCTCACCGGTGACGAATTCATTGGGGCGGAGGCCACTGCGATTTGGCAGTCGGAGTTTGGACAATCGGGAACTCCTGATATTGAGACCGAAGGTGGGCCTGGAACGGCAGGTGGTCACTGGAATGAGAATCTCGATGGATCAGGTTTGACCGGGATCACGGATTCACTGGGACGCGACATGCGGGATGAGCTGATGACGGGGTGGTTGAACCCGAACTCGTTCATCAGTGAATTGACTCTGGCCTCCTTCCGGGACATCGGGTTCACGACAGCGAGTGCCACCGCCGTCCCAGAACCGGGAACGGGGGGGATGCTAATCGCCGGACTTGCCGCTGGGATGGGGTGGCGGCGACGTCGGTCTCGCGCGGTGATGTGA